TCCCATGCGCCCGGCCGATTCTCGGCCGCCGCCATGGGGGGCGTGCGGCAGCCGACTTCACCTGAGGGAGAAAACCGGCATGAATCGTGCCCTGTCCAAGCTGATCCTCGGCCTCGCCGTCGCACTCGGCCTCACGCTGTCCGCCGCTCCGGTGGCCCCGGCCGCCCAGGCGGCACCGGCCGAGCGTGCCGTCAGCTGCACCGTCCAGCAGACCGCCGCCAAGGGCGCCCAGGCGAACTACGCCAACGCCGACGCCAAGGTCGCCAAGCTGAAGCACAAGATCACCAAGCTCAAGAAGAAGATCAAGAAGGCCAAGCGCCACCACCAGCGGGCCAAGGTGGCCAAGCTGCAGAAGAAGCTCTCGAACAAGCGGGCCAAGATCCGCCAGGCTCGCATCTTCCGCGCCAAGGCCGCCACGGTCGCCACGGCCACCAGCGCCGCCTTCACGGCCTGCCAGCAGGGCCAGGTCTCCCCGATCGTGATCCCGGACAACGCGAACCTGCTCGACCACGTCGGCGACCTGCTCGCCAGCATCGGGCTCGGCGACCTGGTCCGGACGCTCGGCCTCGACGCCGTGCTCGACCTGCTCGACCAGCTCGGCCTGCTCGACCTGCTCGGCCTCGGCGCCCTGCGCGGCTGAGCCCAGCACCACCGTCCGACGGCCGCGTCCTCCGGGGCGCGGCCGTTGGCGTAGGGTCGGTCCCGACCTGGTTCCCCAACGCCTACCCGGAGGATGCGGCATGTCGGAGACGAGCAGCCCTGCTGTCGGCGGTACGACGGCCGCCGGCCGACCGGACGAGGTCGAGCTGCGCCTGCCCGCCGACGGCGCCTACGCCTCGGTCCTGCGCACGCTGACCGCCGGTCTGGCCGCGCGCCTCGACTTCACCATGGACGACATCGAGGACCTGCGCATCGCCGTCTCCGAGGCGGCGGCGATGGTGCTCGACGAGGCCGACTCCGGCGCTGTCCTCGACTGCCGGTTCCGCCTCGGCACGAGCGAGCTGGAGCTGACCATCGCCGCCGACGCCCAGTCCCCCACTGCTCCCGACTACGAGAGCTTCGGCTGGCAGGTCCTCGCGACCCTCGCCGACGAGGCCGCGATCGACGCCGTCGCCGGACGCTACTCCGTGCGCCTCCTGGTGCGGTCGTCGCTGGCGTCATGACCACCGACCTGTCTCGGGGTGGCGGCGGGCGCGGGCCGACCAACATCGAGGTGACTCGCCAACGCAGCGCCGAGCTGTTCGTCGTGCTCCGTGACGAGGACGTCTCCCAGGCCGAGCGCGACGTCGCCCGCGACTCCCTCGTCCACCTGCACCTCCCCCTCGTCGAGCACTGCGCCCGCCGCTTCCGCAACCGCGGCGAGCCCTACGAGGACCTGGTCCAGGTCGGCACCATCGGCCTGATCAAGTCCGTCGACCGCTTCGACACCGAGCGCGGGGTCGAGTTCTCGACGTACGCGACGCCGACGATCATCGGTGAGATCAAGCGCTACTTCCGCGACAAGGGCTGGGCCATCCGGGTGCCCCGGCGGCTCCAGGAGCTGCGCATGCAGATCAGCGCGAGCACCGCTGAGCTCACCCAGTCCCTGGGGCGCTCGCCGACGGCGCGCGAGCTCGCCGACGCGATCGGCTGCTCGGTCGAGGAGATCGTCGAGGGCCTCGAGTCGAGCAACGCCTACTCCACGCTGTCCCTGGACGCCACCGACGACGACTCCGACGGCGGCAGCGGCCAGAGCATGCTCGACGCGATGGGCGTCGACGACGAGGCGCTCGAGCACGTCGAGATCCGCGAGTCGGTCAAGCCGCTGCTGGAGAACCTGCCGCCGCGGGAGAAGAAGATCCTGCTGCTGCGCTTCTTCAAGAACATGACCCAGTCGCAGATCGCCGAGGAGATCGGCGTCTCCCAGATGCACGTGTCGCGGCTGCTCAGCCGGACCCTCGCCCAGCTGCGCGAGTCGCTCGAGTCGG
This genomic interval from Nocardioides kongjuensis contains the following:
- a CDS encoding RNA polymerase sigma factor SigF; protein product: MTTDLSRGGGGRGPTNIEVTRQRSAELFVVLRDEDVSQAERDVARDSLVHLHLPLVEHCARRFRNRGEPYEDLVQVGTIGLIKSVDRFDTERGVEFSTYATPTIIGEIKRYFRDKGWAIRVPRRLQELRMQISASTAELTQSLGRSPTARELADAIGCSVEEIVEGLESSNAYSTLSLDATDDDSDGGSGQSMLDAMGVDDEALEHVEIRESVKPLLENLPPREKKILLLRFFKNMTQSQIAEEIGVSQMHVSRLLSRTLAQLRESLESEV
- a CDS encoding anti-sigma factor gives rise to the protein MSETSSPAVGGTTAAGRPDEVELRLPADGAYASVLRTLTAGLAARLDFTMDDIEDLRIAVSEAAAMVLDEADSGAVLDCRFRLGTSELELTIAADAQSPTAPDYESFGWQVLATLADEAAIDAVAGRYSVRLLVRSSLAS